In a genomic window of Pangasianodon hypophthalmus isolate fPanHyp1 chromosome 1, fPanHyp1.pri, whole genome shotgun sequence:
- the grhl2a gene encoding grainyhead-like transcription factor 2a isoform X1: MAQEESKRLVVVVPNETSFLSRRVFTSEDEAWRAYLENPLTAATKAMMSINGDEDSVAALGLLYEYYKVPKEKRLLSVAKFPEEEKRICHGGVESMNERVQGTRSPPVNLSVNTDSRSTEVKRDSYSALPAAGGVVANVKSEVYSNQQPERQPYHHVPYQQSTQEAHSSYGKDEQRSIPDSTFEDSYTGENVQKFRVSTTLGAQDALFEQPGMNMLQYNIEASRSVRQKPGEGPMIYLNRGQFYGITLCEAGIGKGLRHPISKVRSVVMVVFGDDKCRDEQLKHWNYWHTRQHTAKQRVLDIADYKESFNTIGNLEEIAYNAVSFTWDINEEAKVFITVNCLSTDFSSQKGVKGLPLMIQIDTYSYNNRSNKPIHRAYCQIKVFCDKGAERKIRDEERKQMRKKTKGHVTGGQGHNDLSGKRGSPGALMQKRSDITFFKSITDLDSQPVLFIPDVHFSNMQRAAQMFGYSTEEMESDCVMMKRVFRQSEDDPCVPPAKQSKSDAQRRVLLYVRKESDEVFDALMLKSPTVKSLTEAISDKYALPVEKISKIYKKNKKGILVNMDDNIIEHYSNEDAFVLNIEPQAECFQVTLTEI; encoded by the exons TAAGCGGCTGGTAGTAGTGGTTCCCAATGAGACGTCCTTCCTGTCCCGCCGTGTGTTTACAAGTGAGGATGAAGCCTGGAGGGCCTACCTGGAGAACCCTCTCACTGCAGCCACCAAGGCCATGATGAGCATCAATGGAGACGAGGACAGTGTGGCAGCTCTTGGACTCCTGTATGAATACTACAAG GTTCCAAAAGAGAAAAGGCTCCTGTCTGTAGCTAAATTtccagaggaagaaaaaag gATATGCCATGGTGGTGTCGAATCCATGAATGAGCGCGTTCAGGGCACCAGATCTCCCCCAGTCAATCTCTCAGTCAACACAGATTCTCGTAGCACAGAGGTGAAGCGAGACTCATATAGCGCATTACCAGCAGCGGGGGGAGTGGTGGCCAACGTAAAGTCAGAGGTGTATTCTAACCAGCAGCCTGAGAGGCAGCCATACCATCATGTGCCCTACCAACAGTCCACTCAGGAAGCACATAGCAGTTATGGCAAGGACGAGCAGAGGAGCATTCCAGATAGCACCTTTGAAGACTCTTACACTGGCGAAAATGTG CAGAAATTCCGAGTGTCCACCACTCTAGGGGCCCAAGACGCTCTCTTTGAGCAGCCTGGAAT GAACATGCTCCAGTACAATATAGAAGCGAGCCGCTCTGTTCGACAGAAACCTGGCGAGGGTCCAATGATCTATTTGAACAGAGGCCAGTTCTATGGCATTACACTGTGTGAGGCGGGCATTGGTAAAGGCTTGCGCCATCCTATCAGCAAAGTGAGG agtgtggtgatggtggtgtttgGAGATGACAAATGTCGCGATGAGCAGTTGAAGCACTGGAACTACTGGCACACCCGTCAGCACACCGCCAAACAGAGAGTCCTGGACATTG CTGATTACAAAGAGAGCTTCAACACTATTgggaacctggaggaaattGCCTACAATGCTGTCTCTTTCACCTGGGACATTAATGAGGAGGCTAAG GTGTTCATCACAGTGAACTGTTTGAGCACAGATTTCTCCTCTCAGAAAGGAGTGAAAGGGCTTCCACTTATGATTCAGATTGATACATACAGCTACAACAACAGGAGCAATAAACCAATTCACAGAGCTTACTGCCAAATCAAGGTCTTCTGTGACAAG GGAGCTGAGAGGAAGATTCGCGATGAGGAGAGAAAGCAGATGCGGAAAAAGACAAAGGGTCATGTGACTGGAGGGCAAGGTCACAATG atCTGTCAGGTAAAAGAGGAAGTCCTGGAGCATTAATGCAGAAGAGATCAGACATCACATTTTTCAAATCCATAACAGACCTGGATTCTCAGCCAGTGTTGTTCATCCCTGATGTTCATTTCAGTAACATGCAGAGAGCTGCACAG ATGTTTGGATATAGTACTGAAGAAATGGAGAGTGATTG TGTGATGATGAAGAGGGTGTTCAGACAGTCAGAGGATGATCCCTGCGTTCCACCAGCCAAACAGAGCAAAAGTGATGCGCAAAGGAGGG TTCTACTTTATGTAAGGAAAGAGTCTGATGAGGTTTTTGATGCACTAATGCTCAAGTCTCCAACAGTGAAGAGTTTGACTGAGGCT ATCTCAGACAAATATGCTCTTCCTGTTGAGAAGATAAGTAAAATCTACAAGAAGAATAAGAAAGG GATTCTGGTCAACATGGATGACAACATCATCGAGCACTACTCCAATGAGGATGCATTTGTACTAAACATTGAGCCTCAGGCAGAGTGCTTTCAGGTTACACTCACAGAGATCTAA
- the grhl2a gene encoding grainyhead-like transcription factor 2a isoform X2 has protein sequence MAQEESKRLVVVVPNETSFLSRRVFTSEDEAWRAYLENPLTAATKAMMSINGDEDSVAALGLLYEYYKVPKEKRLLSVAKFPEEEKRICHGGVESMNERVQGTRSPPVNLSVNTDSRSTEVKRDSYSALPAAGGVVANVKSEVYSNQQPERQPYHHVPYQQSTQEAHSSYGKDEQRSIPDSTFEDSYTGENVKFRVSTTLGAQDALFEQPGMNMLQYNIEASRSVRQKPGEGPMIYLNRGQFYGITLCEAGIGKGLRHPISKVRSVVMVVFGDDKCRDEQLKHWNYWHTRQHTAKQRVLDIADYKESFNTIGNLEEIAYNAVSFTWDINEEAKVFITVNCLSTDFSSQKGVKGLPLMIQIDTYSYNNRSNKPIHRAYCQIKVFCDKGAERKIRDEERKQMRKKTKGHVTGGQGHNDLSGKRGSPGALMQKRSDITFFKSITDLDSQPVLFIPDVHFSNMQRAAQMFGYSTEEMESDCVMMKRVFRQSEDDPCVPPAKQSKSDAQRRVLLYVRKESDEVFDALMLKSPTVKSLTEAISDKYALPVEKISKIYKKNKKGILVNMDDNIIEHYSNEDAFVLNIEPQAECFQVTLTEI, from the exons TAAGCGGCTGGTAGTAGTGGTTCCCAATGAGACGTCCTTCCTGTCCCGCCGTGTGTTTACAAGTGAGGATGAAGCCTGGAGGGCCTACCTGGAGAACCCTCTCACTGCAGCCACCAAGGCCATGATGAGCATCAATGGAGACGAGGACAGTGTGGCAGCTCTTGGACTCCTGTATGAATACTACAAG GTTCCAAAAGAGAAAAGGCTCCTGTCTGTAGCTAAATTtccagaggaagaaaaaag gATATGCCATGGTGGTGTCGAATCCATGAATGAGCGCGTTCAGGGCACCAGATCTCCCCCAGTCAATCTCTCAGTCAACACAGATTCTCGTAGCACAGAGGTGAAGCGAGACTCATATAGCGCATTACCAGCAGCGGGGGGAGTGGTGGCCAACGTAAAGTCAGAGGTGTATTCTAACCAGCAGCCTGAGAGGCAGCCATACCATCATGTGCCCTACCAACAGTCCACTCAGGAAGCACATAGCAGTTATGGCAAGGACGAGCAGAGGAGCATTCCAGATAGCACCTTTGAAGACTCTTACACTGGCGAAAATGTG AAATTCCGAGTGTCCACCACTCTAGGGGCCCAAGACGCTCTCTTTGAGCAGCCTGGAAT GAACATGCTCCAGTACAATATAGAAGCGAGCCGCTCTGTTCGACAGAAACCTGGCGAGGGTCCAATGATCTATTTGAACAGAGGCCAGTTCTATGGCATTACACTGTGTGAGGCGGGCATTGGTAAAGGCTTGCGCCATCCTATCAGCAAAGTGAGG agtgtggtgatggtggtgtttgGAGATGACAAATGTCGCGATGAGCAGTTGAAGCACTGGAACTACTGGCACACCCGTCAGCACACCGCCAAACAGAGAGTCCTGGACATTG CTGATTACAAAGAGAGCTTCAACACTATTgggaacctggaggaaattGCCTACAATGCTGTCTCTTTCACCTGGGACATTAATGAGGAGGCTAAG GTGTTCATCACAGTGAACTGTTTGAGCACAGATTTCTCCTCTCAGAAAGGAGTGAAAGGGCTTCCACTTATGATTCAGATTGATACATACAGCTACAACAACAGGAGCAATAAACCAATTCACAGAGCTTACTGCCAAATCAAGGTCTTCTGTGACAAG GGAGCTGAGAGGAAGATTCGCGATGAGGAGAGAAAGCAGATGCGGAAAAAGACAAAGGGTCATGTGACTGGAGGGCAAGGTCACAATG atCTGTCAGGTAAAAGAGGAAGTCCTGGAGCATTAATGCAGAAGAGATCAGACATCACATTTTTCAAATCCATAACAGACCTGGATTCTCAGCCAGTGTTGTTCATCCCTGATGTTCATTTCAGTAACATGCAGAGAGCTGCACAG ATGTTTGGATATAGTACTGAAGAAATGGAGAGTGATTG TGTGATGATGAAGAGGGTGTTCAGACAGTCAGAGGATGATCCCTGCGTTCCACCAGCCAAACAGAGCAAAAGTGATGCGCAAAGGAGGG TTCTACTTTATGTAAGGAAAGAGTCTGATGAGGTTTTTGATGCACTAATGCTCAAGTCTCCAACAGTGAAGAGTTTGACTGAGGCT ATCTCAGACAAATATGCTCTTCCTGTTGAGAAGATAAGTAAAATCTACAAGAAGAATAAGAAAGG GATTCTGGTCAACATGGATGACAACATCATCGAGCACTACTCCAATGAGGATGCATTTGTACTAAACATTGAGCCTCAGGCAGAGTGCTTTCAGGTTACACTCACAGAGATCTAA